In a single window of the uncultured Dysgonomonas sp. genome:
- a CDS encoding NAD(P)/FAD-dependent oxidoreductase, translating into MNNIANIPDTGTKKRLVIIGGGFAGLELAKKIDKKQYQVVLIDKNNYYQFQPLFYQVATGGLEPSSISYPHRKNFQKNKNFHFRMCEAQNVDPEKKVVRTNIGDITYDYLVISTGCDTNYFGNDSLKESTFALKSVSESLLLRNRILLSFEEALSTDNEEELKEILSFTIVGGGATGVELAGALADMKKSILPKDYPEIDFEKMEIHLVDASPRLLFAMSEQASEKAADTLKNRGVIIHQDISVKSYNKPFVELSDGTNIRTRNVLWVAGVKPNSLKGLAETAYNRGRLAVNEYNQVQGYDNIFAIGDTSLLISDKSPKGHPQVAQVALQMAKRLAKNLNTTINSNNWEKFTYVDKGSLATIGRNAAVADLGKFRFGGWFAWWLWLWVHILSIVGMRNKVSVFIDWVWSYLNYDVSLRLFIKPKFNKMYKEEL; encoded by the coding sequence ATGAACAATATAGCAAACATACCCGACACGGGGACAAAAAAGAGGCTGGTCATTATCGGCGGTGGATTTGCAGGTCTGGAACTGGCTAAAAAGATAGACAAGAAACAATATCAGGTTGTTTTAATCGATAAAAACAACTATTACCAATTCCAGCCTTTGTTTTATCAGGTAGCTACCGGAGGATTAGAGCCCAGTTCTATCTCCTACCCTCACCGTAAGAATTTCCAGAAGAACAAGAATTTTCACTTCCGTATGTGTGAGGCACAGAATGTGGACCCTGAAAAGAAAGTAGTACGAACAAATATAGGAGATATTACATACGACTATCTGGTTATATCGACAGGATGCGACACCAATTACTTCGGAAACGACAGCCTTAAAGAAAGTACTTTTGCCCTGAAATCTGTTTCGGAATCCTTGCTGCTCAGAAACAGAATATTACTTAGCTTCGAAGAAGCTTTGAGTACCGATAACGAGGAAGAGTTGAAAGAAATCCTATCATTTACCATCGTCGGGGGGGGTGCTACCGGCGTGGAGCTTGCCGGAGCCTTGGCTGATATGAAGAAATCCATTTTACCTAAAGATTATCCCGAAATAGATTTCGAAAAGATGGAAATCCATCTGGTAGACGCCTCTCCCCGATTACTCTTTGCCATGTCGGAACAAGCATCAGAAAAAGCGGCTGACACCTTAAAGAACCGAGGGGTAATCATTCATCAGGATATATCTGTGAAATCTTATAACAAGCCATTTGTAGAACTCAGCGACGGCACCAATATTCGCACGCGCAACGTACTCTGGGTTGCAGGCGTAAAACCCAATAGCCTGAAAGGACTGGCTGAAACAGCATATAACCGTGGTCGGCTTGCCGTTAACGAATACAATCAGGTGCAAGGCTATGACAACATATTTGCGATAGGCGATACATCCCTTCTTATATCGGACAAAAGTCCTAAAGGGCATCCGCAGGTAGCACAGGTAGCTTTGCAGATGGCAAAACGCCTCGCAAAAAACCTTAACACTACAATCAATAGTAATAATTGGGAAAAATTCACCTACGTAGATAAAGGCTCATTGGCTACCATTGGACGCAACGCCGCAGTTGCTGATTTAGGGAAATTCCGCTTTGGAGGATGGTTCGCCTGGTGGCTGTGGCTATGGGTACATATCTTGTCGATTGTAGGTATGAGAAATAAAGTATCTGTCTTTATAGACTGGGTATGGAGCTATCTTAACTACGATGTGTCTTTACGCCTGTTTATCAAACCAAAATTCAATAAAATGTACAAAGAAGAACTGTAA
- a CDS encoding DedA family protein yields the protein MEFLHEVWNFFLNLLRDTGGTLDMLVTDYGVWVYAILFLIIFCETGLVVTPFLPGDSLLFLAGAIAVRPDNPLHIYFLIAILIVAAIIGDAVNYTIGRFFGQKLFSNPKSKIFKQEYLEKTNQFYAKHGGKTIILARFVPIVRTFAPFVAGMGRMSYKHFFSYNVIGGIAWVVIFCTLGALIGRLEWVEKNLDKVVILIVIVSILPAIYEVIKAKLEARKAAKAKG from the coding sequence ATGGAATTTTTACATGAAGTATGGAACTTCTTCCTCAATCTGTTAAGAGACACCGGCGGCACACTTGACATGCTGGTAACCGACTATGGAGTATGGGTCTACGCCATATTATTTTTGATTATTTTCTGTGAAACAGGATTAGTTGTCACTCCTTTTCTCCCGGGCGATTCTTTATTATTCCTGGCAGGAGCGATAGCTGTACGCCCCGATAATCCTCTCCACATTTATTTTCTCATAGCTATACTTATAGTTGCTGCAATCATTGGCGATGCAGTTAATTATACCATAGGACGTTTCTTCGGGCAAAAACTTTTCAGCAACCCGAAATCCAAAATATTCAAGCAAGAGTATCTGGAAAAAACAAACCAATTTTATGCAAAGCATGGGGGAAAAACCATTATACTAGCACGTTTTGTACCGATAGTGCGCACATTTGCGCCTTTTGTTGCAGGTATGGGCAGGATGAGTTATAAACATTTCTTCTCTTATAATGTTATAGGAGGTATAGCATGGGTTGTTATATTCTGCACCCTGGGAGCCCTTATCGGACGTTTAGAATGGGTTGAAAAGAATCTCGACAAAGTAGTTATTCTTATCGTGATCGTATCTATTCTACCGGCAATATATGAGGTAATAAAAGCTAAATTAGAAGCAAGAAAGGCGGCAAAAGCCAAAGGATAA
- a CDS encoding DJ-1 family glyoxalase III, giving the protein MKTIFIFLTTGFEDIEAIATIDILRRAELNVKSVSLTDSKQVMTSHQVLVTADLMFDQVDFSEAELLILPGGTVKFNEHENMKKELLAFANKGEKVAAICASPMVLGGLGLLDGKNATCYPGFEQYLKGATLQTDKAVVVDGNITTGRGPGLTIDFALNLVEQLAGKEKRDAVAAGLLVK; this is encoded by the coding sequence ATGAAGACTATATTTATATTTCTCACAACCGGATTTGAAGATATTGAAGCTATTGCTACAATCGATATCCTACGCCGGGCTGAATTGAATGTAAAATCGGTATCTCTGACCGACAGTAAGCAAGTGATGACCAGCCATCAGGTACTGGTTACAGCCGACTTAATGTTCGACCAGGTAGATTTCTCCGAAGCAGAGCTACTGATATTACCGGGTGGAACTGTAAAGTTTAACGAGCATGAGAATATGAAAAAAGAACTGTTGGCTTTTGCCAATAAAGGCGAAAAAGTTGCTGCTATATGCGCCTCGCCAATGGTATTAGGCGGCTTGGGATTACTTGATGGCAAAAATGCGACCTGTTATCCGGGCTTCGAACAATACCTGAAAGGTGCTACCCTGCAAACGGATAAAGCCGTGGTTGTAGACGGAAATATCACAACAGGCCGAGGTCCCGGACTTACAATTGACTTTGCCCTGAATCTGGTAGAACAACTGGCCGGGAAAGAAAAGCGTGATGCCGTAGCTGCCGGGCTATTAGTAAAATAA
- a CDS encoding energy transducer TonB, which translates to MISIIGTAGFHLLIILFLLFYYLKPSPVVRHSDELGGVPVMFGNVADAGGDDEPFGRGNGNQGAAEATSPNVVEDPIPMVENTTVKAKPTVTNTEKTAVTQDFEETVAIKEAKRKAEEKKQQEAAEQHRKAEAERVAQQEAAKKGQINNQMAGLFGNGTGSGSRGEGTGEGTQGVPTGNASYGKTSGVGGWGSFDLGGRSLGGGGLVKPNYSVDDYGTVVVDIVVNAKGDVVEVNIGKGTNTPNTNLRNEALRAAKRTKFNAVSSVINQKGTITYKFNLN; encoded by the coding sequence ATGATAAGTATAATAGGAACGGCAGGTTTTCATCTGTTGATCATCCTGTTCCTATTGTTTTACTATTTGAAACCATCGCCGGTCGTACGTCATTCCGACGAATTGGGTGGAGTGCCCGTTATGTTCGGTAATGTAGCCGACGCAGGTGGTGATGATGAGCCCTTTGGCAGGGGCAATGGAAATCAGGGTGCAGCAGAAGCAACCTCTCCGAATGTAGTGGAGGATCCCATCCCCATGGTAGAGAATACCACTGTCAAAGCAAAGCCAACTGTAACCAATACAGAGAAGACAGCCGTCACTCAGGACTTTGAAGAAACAGTAGCTATAAAAGAAGCCAAACGGAAAGCCGAAGAAAAGAAACAACAGGAGGCTGCCGAACAACATAGAAAGGCCGAGGCCGAACGTGTCGCCCAACAAGAAGCTGCTAAAAAAGGCCAGATAAACAACCAAATGGCAGGCCTGTTTGGTAATGGAACAGGCAGTGGCAGCCGTGGTGAAGGAACGGGAGAAGGAACGCAAGGCGTACCTACAGGAAATGCCAGCTATGGCAAAACTTCCGGCGTGGGAGGCTGGGGTTCTTTCGATCTGGGAGGACGCAGTCTTGGCGGCGGAGGTCTTGTTAAGCCCAACTATTCGGTCGACGACTATGGTACTGTAGTTGTCGATATAGTTGTTAATGCCAAGGGCGATGTTGTAGAAGTAAATATAGGTAAAGGAACCAATACTCCGAATACCAACTTGCGCAACGAAGCCTTAAGAGCGGCAAAGAGAACAAAGTTTAATGCAGTATCTTCTGTCATTAATCAGAAAGGAACAATCACATATAAGTTTAATCTAAATTAA
- a CDS encoding pyridoxine 5'-phosphate synthase, producing the protein MTKLSVNINKIATLRNARGGNIPDVVKVALDCEKFGAQGITVHPRPDERHIRFKDVYDLKAKIKTELNIEGYPSQKFVDLITTIRPTQVTLVPDKPDAITSNAGWDTIENQQLLSDLVDEFKAVGVRTSIFTGTDLKIIEFAAKTGTDRIELYTEPYASDYSKDKEAAIASFIEAAKYAKKLGLGVNAGHDLSLENLHFLYKNIPWLDEVSIGHALISDALYLGLEKTIKAYKNCLKETPELLD; encoded by the coding sequence ATGACCAAGCTGAGTGTAAATATAAATAAAATAGCGACTTTACGTAATGCGCGTGGTGGAAATATTCCTGATGTAGTGAAAGTAGCCCTCGATTGTGAAAAATTCGGTGCACAAGGAATTACTGTACACCCCCGTCCGGATGAAAGGCATATCCGGTTTAAAGATGTGTATGACCTGAAAGCCAAAATAAAAACCGAACTGAATATAGAAGGCTATCCCTCTCAAAAGTTCGTAGACCTGATTACAACAATCAGACCCACGCAAGTAACACTTGTTCCCGACAAACCGGATGCCATAACATCCAACGCGGGATGGGACACCATCGAAAATCAGCAATTGCTATCCGACTTGGTCGATGAATTTAAGGCTGTCGGTGTACGGACTTCCATCTTCACAGGAACGGATCTGAAGATTATAGAATTTGCCGCTAAAACAGGAACAGACCGTATCGAGTTATACACAGAGCCTTATGCAAGTGACTATAGTAAAGATAAAGAAGCTGCAATTGCTTCTTTTATAGAAGCTGCTAAATATGCAAAGAAATTAGGCCTTGGCGTAAATGCCGGGCACGATCTGAGCCTGGAAAACCTGCACTTTTTATACAAGAACATTCCCTGGCTCGACGAAGTATCTATAGGGCATGCGCTTATCAGTGATGCTTTATATCTGGGATTGGAAAAAACGATAAAGGCTTATAAAAACTGTTTAAAAGAAACTCCCGAATTATTGGATTAA
- a CDS encoding NAD kinase has protein sequence MKIAIFGSKHQKKEQIEKLFKILLDNKTEIYLQEKFYNYLKDVLHLQYDIAGIITNDEFDADLVISIGGDGTFLRTASIIGKKNIPILGINAGRLGFLADVGEKDLEATFADVFSGNYRIEHRSQLQLSTEHKDYLGFNYALNEIAILKQDTASMITVHAYINEEYLTSYEADGLIVATPTGSTAYSLSVGGPVMTPTAANIVIAAVAPHSLSNRPLVVTDDCVLTLEVESRNKNFLISLDGRSNIFTTGTKLVIKKADFTLRVIKRKENTFYNTLRNKLMWGVDPRQS, from the coding sequence ATGAAGATTGCCATATTCGGAAGTAAGCATCAGAAGAAAGAGCAGATAGAAAAATTGTTCAAAATTCTATTGGATAATAAGACAGAGATATATCTTCAGGAGAAATTTTACAATTATCTTAAAGATGTACTCCATCTACAATACGATATTGCCGGTATCATTACCAATGACGAGTTCGATGCCGATCTGGTAATCAGTATTGGCGGTGACGGTACATTTCTCCGTACAGCCTCCATTATAGGAAAGAAAAATATTCCGATATTAGGTATTAATGCAGGACGTCTTGGTTTTCTTGCCGATGTAGGAGAAAAAGACCTGGAAGCTACATTTGCTGATGTATTCTCCGGGAATTACCGGATAGAGCATCGCAGCCAATTGCAGCTATCGACCGAACACAAGGATTACCTCGGGTTCAATTATGCATTGAATGAAATCGCGATATTGAAACAGGATACGGCATCTATGATAACTGTACATGCTTATATCAACGAAGAATACCTGACTTCATACGAAGCGGATGGGTTGATTGTCGCGACACCGACCGGCTCCACAGCTTATTCATTGAGTGTAGGTGGTCCGGTAATGACTCCGACAGCTGCTAATATTGTGATTGCTGCCGTTGCTCCCCACAGTCTTAGCAACAGGCCATTGGTGGTGACAGACGATTGTGTTCTTACGCTGGAAGTCGAAAGCCGTAACAAGAATTTCCTTATCTCACTGGATGGACGTTCCAACATATTTACTACGGGGACTAAGTTGGTTATAAAGAAAGCTGATTTTACACTGAGGGTTATAAAGCGCAAAGAGAATACTTTTTATAACACATTACGTAATAAGCTGATGTGGGGTGTTGATCCGCGACAAAGTTAG
- a CDS encoding DUF4251 domain-containing protein, with protein sequence MKAIVFLLTSIMLIFAGCKTQQDPLKAAAEEAEQKMWYEKAVQALNDREFVLEAERIDFRNGRFAYVTANTNFISMHGDKATIQMAFNSPYAGPNGIGGITVDGRASNVKIQTDKKGNVTFSMTVQGAAVSATVTLRLTNGTNQCNATINPNFNSNTINFRGELYQEADSNVYKGRSL encoded by the coding sequence ATGAAAGCAATTGTATTTTTATTAACATCAATTATGCTAATCTTTGCAGGATGCAAAACTCAGCAAGATCCGCTCAAAGCCGCAGCCGAAGAAGCGGAACAGAAAATGTGGTATGAAAAGGCAGTTCAGGCACTCAATGACAGGGAATTTGTATTAGAAGCAGAGCGTATCGATTTCAGAAACGGACGTTTTGCTTATGTAACGGCCAATACAAATTTCATCTCTATGCATGGAGACAAAGCAACGATCCAAATGGCTTTCAATTCGCCCTATGCCGGGCCTAATGGAATAGGTGGTATAACAGTAGACGGCAGAGCTTCGAACGTAAAAATACAAACAGACAAGAAAGGTAATGTGACCTTTAGTATGACAGTACAGGGAGCCGCTGTATCAGCCACTGTTACCTTGCGTCTCACCAATGGCACCAATCAATGCAATGCCACAATAAACCCCAACTTTAACAGCAATACAATAAACTTTAGGGGAGAATTGTATCAGGAAGCCGATTCGAATGTATATAAGGGAAGGTCTTTATAG
- the lpdA gene encoding dihydrolipoyl dehydrogenase, producing the protein MLYDIAIIGGGPAGYTAAERAAANGLKTILFERNALGGVCLNEGCIPTKTLLYSAKALDNIKNSAKYGVSVEGQPGFDLSKIIARKQKTVRKLVAGIKQKMTAHEVEIISAEVHLIGEDNSGNILLGNDNETYTAKYILLCTGSETIVPPIKGLDASGYWTSKEALDNKEVPQSLAIIGGGVIGVEFASFFNSLGVKVSVIEMLPEILGAMDKELSAMLRTEYAKKGIGFYLGTKVVEVKDGQVIIEKDGEQSSVEAAQILLSTGRRPVTANLNIDKLNIEMYRNGIKVDEFMKTSHPRIYACGDITGYSLLAHTAVREGEVAVNHILGKADRMSYKAIPGVVYTNPEIAGVGQTEEELTAKGIKHTVLKLPMAYSGRFVAENELVNGMCKLIIGEDEKIIGCHMLGNPASELIVIAGIAIEKEFTVEEFRKIVFPHPTVGEIIHETLFI; encoded by the coding sequence ATGCTGTACGACATTGCCATTATCGGTGGAGGCCCTGCCGGATATACTGCCGCTGAAAGAGCCGCTGCAAACGGTTTAAAAACTATTTTATTCGAAAGAAATGCATTAGGCGGTGTTTGCCTGAACGAAGGATGTATCCCGACCAAGACCCTGCTGTATTCAGCCAAGGCATTAGACAATATAAAAAATTCGGCAAAATATGGAGTGTCAGTCGAAGGACAGCCGGGCTTTGATTTAAGCAAAATAATCGCCCGCAAACAAAAGACCGTTCGCAAACTGGTAGCCGGCATCAAACAGAAAATGACTGCCCACGAAGTGGAAATTATCAGTGCGGAAGTACATCTTATAGGAGAAGACAACAGCGGGAATATACTGTTGGGCAATGATAACGAAACATATACAGCTAAATATATCCTGCTCTGCACAGGTTCCGAAACAATAGTGCCGCCCATCAAAGGATTAGACGCCAGTGGCTACTGGACATCGAAAGAAGCGCTGGACAACAAAGAGGTTCCCCAATCGCTGGCAATTATAGGCGGAGGAGTTATCGGTGTGGAATTTGCCTCATTCTTTAACAGCCTGGGTGTGAAAGTCAGCGTCATAGAAATGTTGCCCGAAATACTCGGCGCTATGGATAAGGAATTATCCGCCATGCTCCGTACTGAGTATGCAAAAAAAGGCATCGGCTTCTATCTCGGCACAAAAGTTGTGGAGGTAAAAGATGGTCAGGTGATTATAGAAAAAGACGGAGAGCAATCATCTGTCGAAGCAGCGCAAATACTGTTAAGCACGGGCAGACGTCCGGTTACAGCAAACTTGAACATTGACAAGCTAAATATCGAGATGTACCGCAACGGAATAAAAGTGGACGAATTTATGAAGACATCGCATCCCCGCATATATGCCTGCGGAGATATTACAGGCTATTCACTGCTTGCCCATACTGCTGTGCGTGAAGGTGAAGTGGCCGTAAACCATATTCTCGGCAAAGCGGACAGAATGAGTTATAAAGCGATTCCCGGAGTAGTATATACCAATCCTGAAATAGCCGGAGTAGGACAAACCGAAGAAGAACTTACAGCAAAAGGTATAAAACATACCGTATTGAAACTTCCTATGGCATATTCAGGCCGTTTTGTGGCAGAGAACGAATTAGTCAATGGAATGTGCAAATTAATAATCGGTGAAGATGAAAAGATCATAGGTTGCCATATGCTGGGCAATCCGGCTTCGGAGCTGATTGTTATCGCAGGTATAGCCATAGAGAAAGAGTTTACGGTTGAAGAGTTCCGTAAAATTGTATTTCCTCATCCTACAGTGGGAGAAATCATTCACGAAACCTTATTTATATAA
- a CDS encoding carcinine hydrolase/isopenicillin-N N-acyltransferase family protein, translated as MKRTLFIFLLSFIISFPVLACTTAIISGKYTADGRPLLYKHRDTGSLQNKLMYFTDGKYSYTGIVNSSDKAGKEVWGGYNSTGFAIMNSASYNLNPDEDGKDELEGVVMKLALQRCATLADFERLLDSLPKPMYVSANFGVIDAQGGAAYYETGDYTYKKFDANDTNTAPLGYIVRTNYSFSGDRERDKGISRYQAAEPLFYKASLSNSLSYRFLLQDVSRHLTHGLTGVNLYDQMPENANKRIFVPFRDFIPRYSTSSVMVVQGVKDKESPALTTMWTILGSPLTAVAVPVWLNKENIYPSVLLADETGNAKLCDWSLQLKKQLFPITRGEGTDYINLAALISADGNGIMQKVQSHENRILNDADALLSKWRTNGYDPKDLKYFCHQTDIYVSDLYFMTFAIRK; from the coding sequence ATGAAGCGGACTCTGTTTATATTCCTCTTATCCTTCATCATATCTTTTCCTGTACTGGCCTGTACCACTGCTATTATTTCGGGTAAATACACTGCCGATGGCCGACCGTTACTCTACAAGCACAGGGATACAGGCAGCCTGCAAAACAAACTGATGTACTTCACCGATGGCAAGTACAGCTACACAGGCATTGTAAACAGTTCGGACAAGGCAGGCAAAGAAGTATGGGGAGGCTATAACTCCACCGGATTCGCCATAATGAATTCGGCTTCTTACAACCTCAACCCCGATGAAGACGGTAAAGACGAGCTCGAAGGCGTGGTTATGAAACTGGCATTGCAACGCTGTGCCACTCTGGCCGACTTTGAACGCCTGCTCGATTCATTGCCAAAGCCGATGTATGTGAGCGCCAACTTCGGAGTGATAGACGCGCAAGGTGGCGCAGCTTATTATGAAACAGGAGATTATACTTATAAAAAGTTCGACGCCAACGATACCAATACCGCCCCCCTTGGATATATTGTCCGCACAAACTACTCTTTTTCCGGCGATAGGGAACGCGATAAAGGCATAAGCCGCTATCAGGCTGCCGAGCCGTTGTTTTACAAGGCGTCATTATCAAATTCTCTCTCTTACAGATTCCTCCTGCAAGATGTATCCCGCCATCTTACACACGGATTGACAGGAGTAAACCTATATGACCAGATGCCGGAGAATGCCAACAAACGGATATTCGTACCCTTCAGGGATTTTATCCCCCGCTATAGCACATCCTCTGTCATGGTGGTACAGGGTGTAAAGGATAAAGAATCGCCCGCCCTTACTACAATGTGGACAATACTGGGTTCACCGCTTACAGCCGTTGCAGTACCGGTATGGCTGAATAAAGAGAATATATATCCGTCCGTACTTCTGGCAGACGAAACAGGCAATGCAAAACTTTGCGACTGGTCGCTCCAACTGAAAAAACAGCTTTTCCCGATCACACGCGGAGAGGGTACGGATTATATAAATCTTGCAGCACTAATTTCTGCTGATGGGAATGGCATTATGCAAAAAGTTCAATCTCATGAAAACAGAATACTGAATGATGCCGATGCGCTACTTAGCAAATGGAGAACTAATGGATATGACCCGAAAGATTTGAAATATTTCTGCCATCAAACAGATATATATGTTTCAGACCTGTACTTTATGACATTCGCCATCCGTAAATAA
- a CDS encoding phBC6A51 family helix-turn-helix protein: MKYKEKTASEIIRMIEQDLCSISEICKTFKISRKTFYEWKKAKPDFGEAVEEAIDHREEVMVASARIGLKQLLEGYVQKKEKITYVPDKNDPLNDVEKCRVVEKKFCPPSIRAIKYVLDREERKKDKDRLLASERRPLIIEVQDEETKRELMILQENGFRSGGSLNPEVVAAVDRKLERERTNGHRSETYVKVKSEELKVENGQEQAEQGQVMEQTPAPQPPAILKERPLRYRSLLRGY, from the coding sequence ATGAAGTATAAAGAAAAAACGGCCTCGGAGATTATCCGGATGATAGAACAGGACTTGTGTAGCATTTCCGAAATCTGCAAAACATTTAAAATCAGCCGGAAAACATTTTATGAATGGAAAAAGGCAAAACCTGATTTCGGTGAAGCGGTGGAAGAAGCCATCGACCACAGGGAAGAGGTGATGGTAGCCTCGGCACGTATCGGACTGAAACAACTGCTCGAGGGATACGTGCAGAAAAAAGAGAAAATCACCTATGTCCCCGATAAGAACGATCCGCTGAATGATGTGGAGAAATGCCGTGTGGTGGAAAAGAAATTCTGTCCGCCGAGTATCCGTGCGATAAAGTATGTACTCGACCGCGAAGAAAGGAAAAAAGACAAAGACCGCTTACTGGCATCGGAACGCCGTCCGCTGATTATCGAAGTACAGGATGAGGAAACCAAACGTGAGCTGATGATCTTGCAGGAGAACGGCTTCCGTTCGGGCGGCTCGCTCAATCCGGAGGTAGTAGCTGCTGTGGACAGGAAGCTGGAAAGAGAACGAACCAACGGTCACAGGAGCGAAACATATGTAAAAGTGAAAAGTGAAGAACTAAAAGTGGAAAATGGGCAAGAGCAAGCGGAACAAGGGCAAGTTATGGAACAGACGCCCGCCCCTCAACCACCTGCCATCCTGAAAGAAAGGCCTCTGCGCTACCGGAGTCTTTTGCGTGGTTATTGA
- a CDS encoding SDR family oxidoreductase, with translation MKNTLENKVTFVTGGALGIGKAIVTAFCKAGADVFFCDINEKEGKQLSDELNDYKCTFAKADISDKGALANVITSIVSQKGDIDIIINNAGVSRFASILDMSVNGFDKVLKTNLRPVFITAKLLAKHRSKSRSKNNYGRIINMSSTRYLMSEPDSEAYAASKGGIVSLTHALAISLSKYNITVNCISPGWIDTGHYGELRPIDHEQHPSNRVGTPEDIARMCIYLCQPENNFINGQNIIIDGGMTKKMIYEE, from the coding sequence ATGAAGAATACACTGGAAAACAAAGTCACCTTCGTTACCGGAGGTGCGCTGGGAATCGGCAAGGCCATAGTGACCGCTTTCTGTAAGGCCGGCGCAGATGTATTCTTTTGCGATATAAACGAAAAAGAGGGAAAACAACTCAGTGACGAACTGAATGATTATAAATGTACATTTGCTAAAGCCGACATATCGGATAAAGGTGCTTTGGCAAATGTCATCACCTCTATCGTCAGTCAAAAGGGAGATATAGATATCATCATTAATAATGCGGGCGTAAGTCGGTTTGCTTCCATTTTGGATATGTCGGTCAATGGATTCGACAAGGTTTTGAAGACAAACCTACGGCCAGTATTCATTACCGCTAAATTATTAGCCAAACACCGATCAAAAAGCAGATCGAAAAATAATTACGGACGCATTATCAATATGTCGTCTACCCGCTATCTGATGAGTGAACCCGATTCGGAGGCATACGCGGCATCGAAAGGAGGAATCGTATCGCTCACTCATGCGCTGGCAATTTCACTGAGTAAATATAATATAACGGTGAACTGTATCAGTCCGGGATGGATAGACACGGGACACTATGGAGAATTGCGTCCGATAGATCACGAACAGCATCCATCCAACAGGGTGGGTACCCCTGAAGATATTGCACGTATGTGCATCTACCTCTGCCAGCCTGAAAACAATTTTATCAACGGGCAAAATATTATTATAGACGGAGGTATGACTAAGAAGATGATCTATGAAGAATAA
- a CDS encoding adenosine kinase, which translates to MTKVLGMGNALVDVLAVIENDKILELLQLPKGSMQLIDETKLEIISEEINKLNKSIVSGGSASNTIVGLANLNVETGFLGRIGTDFYGTYYKEDLMKHRVTSHLTEVNEASGVASTFISKDGERTFGTYLGAAALLHADELDANDFKGYDYFYIEGYLVQSHDLIKKAIVLAKEAGAKIILDMASYNVVEANRDFLLEIIPLYVDIVFANEEEAKALFDLEPEIAVSEIAKQVDIAIVKTGEKGSWIQQGDEKVFVPALKVNCVDTTGAGDLYAAGFIYGLINNSPLSACGRIGTLLAGNVIEAIGAKIEENKWSCLQEEIKKLI; encoded by the coding sequence ATGACAAAAGTATTAGGAATGGGTAACGCCCTTGTAGATGTTCTTGCAGTAATAGAAAACGATAAGATACTGGAACTCCTCCAATTACCAAAAGGAAGTATGCAACTTATCGACGAAACGAAGCTGGAAATAATTTCTGAAGAAATTAATAAACTTAACAAAAGTATTGTTTCCGGCGGGTCTGCTTCCAATACAATCGTAGGACTTGCCAACCTGAATGTCGAAACAGGGTTTCTCGGTCGCATAGGTACCGACTTCTATGGTACATATTACAAGGAGGACCTAATGAAGCATCGTGTAACATCTCATCTGACCGAAGTGAATGAAGCTTCGGGTGTGGCATCTACATTCATCTCCAAAGACGGAGAACGTACTTTCGGCACTTATCTGGGAGCGGCGGCATTGCTCCATGCCGACGAATTGGACGCAAATGATTTCAAAGGATATGATTATTTCTACATCGAAGGGTATCTGGTACAAAGCCACGACCTGATAAAGAAAGCTATCGTACTGGCAAAAGAAGCCGGGGCAAAAATTATTCTGGATATGGCCAGCTATAATGTTGTGGAAGCCAATCGTGATTTTCTGCTCGAAATTATCCCTCTATATGTGGACATTGTTTTTGCGAATGAAGAAGAAGCCAAAGCCCTGTTCGATCTGGAACCTGAAATAGCTGTATCAGAAATAGCGAAACAGGTAGATATAGCAATTGTGAAAACAGGAGAAAAAGGTTCGTGGATTCAGCAGGGAGATGAAAAAGTATTTGTTCCCGCACTTAAAGTAAATTGTGTGGACACAACAGGAGCAGGCGACCTGTATGCGGCAGGTTTTATCTACGGCCTGATAAACAACAGCCCGCTTTCTGCCTGCGGACGAATAGGAACACTGCTCGCCGGAAATGTAATAGAAGCTATCGGAGCCAAAATAGAAGAAAATAAATGGAGTTGCCTACAAGAGGAAATTAAAAAATTGATATAA